The DNA region ATCATTTGTCTCATTTTCGTTAATTTTGATACTATTATTTTTAGGTAAAAAAGGATTTTTAAAAGATGAAGAATAAGAACTTAGTAATTTTATCTTTGGGATTAATTGTTGTATTATTTATAGCTGGTGCATATTTTTTTAAGCAAACTAAAACAAATAAATTAGGAAATTTAAGTGATACAAATAAAGCTCCATTTGTAAGAGATAATTCTGTATCTTTTGGTAATGCTAATGCAAAAATTACAATTATTGAATTTATGGACCCTCAATGTGGTTCTTGTGCTGCATTTCATCCAATTGTTGAGGCTGTATTTAAAGAATATTTTCAAGATACAAAAATTGTGTATAGATATTTAGCAAATCATCAATATTCGAAATATGCAATAAAAATATTAGAAGCAGCAAGATTACAAGGTAAGTATAAAGAAGCTTTAGAGATAATTTATAAAACACAAAGAGCTTGGGCTAATATAAATAATCCTCAACCAGAATTGATTTGGGAGTATTTAGAAACGTCAAGTGTAAATATAAAAAAATTAAAAGAAGATTTTTCAACTATAAATATTGATAAAATGCTTAAAACTTCAAGAGAAGATGCAAAAGCTTTAAATGTTCAAGGAACACCTACTATTTTTGTAAATACTAAAGAGTTAGAACAATTAAGTTATAAGTCATTAGTTAAATTAGTTGAAGATGAAATTATTAAAGAAGGAACAAAATGAAAAAATTGTATTTAATATTATTAATACCTATAGTTTTGATATTTTCAGGTTGTAATAATGAGGATGAATCATCAGCAGTTGTTATAAAAGATTCTCAAAGTTTCAAAGATTTAAAAAAGCAAAGTAATAAAGAATATAAATTAAAAACTATTCAAGGCAAAGATATTATATTGATTGTTGATAATGGAGTATTAAAATCAAATGATGCACAATTAAAAGGTAAAATGGTATTGATTAACTTTTGGGCTACATGGTGTCCCCCTTGTATAAAAGAGATTCCTATATTAAATAGGTTATATGATGATTATAAAAATGATTTTGTTATTATTGGTGTATTATATGAAAAAAATAAAGATTTAGATGAATTGAAACTTTTTATGGAAGAGCATAATATGAAGTTTCCTGTATCTGTAAATGGTGATGAAAATTTTAGAATGGCAAAAAATATTAACAATGTTAAGAAAATTCCAGAGTCATATCTTTATGGAAAAGATGGAAAAATTATCGAAAAATATATAGGTTTAGTTGATGAAGAGAGTTTAGAAAATCATATTAAAAATGGTATTAAATAGAACAATTTGTTCTATTTAATATTTTATTGATACATAAAAACTCATCTTAAATCTATTATCATCACTTAAAAAATTGTTTTTATAATATACTGCGTATGAAGGTTTTGTTGTTGTCTCATATTCGCTATTTACTAACCACTCATGATATACCCAGTGAATAAACTTTAACATATCTCCATGAACACCTTCTAAATCAAACTTAGCATAAACACCATCTGAAATTTTAAAATTAGGTAATCTATCACTTTTTACATCATCTTTATTTTCAGGCACAATACATGCAATATATTGACACTCATTAAGCGGTGTAATTGTAGGATTATCATGTAAAAGTGCAATTTGTTTATAGTTTTTTAAATCATTATTTAAAATTAGAGTATGTAGTTTTTGCCAAGTCTCTTTTACATTTACATTGTAGCCTTTATTTCTAATATAAAAACTATCTAAAGTTGGCATTTTAACTATTTTAGGCGTTAGTTTAGAAAAATCTGCATTTGATTTTAATGCACTTTTTGATTGTTGCAATATCTTATTTGAATACTCTTTATACCCGTAATTTTTCCACTGTTTTGGTGACATATCAAATCTTTGTTTGAATGCTTTTATAAAAGATGATTGAGAACTATACCCACACAAATTAGCAATATTTGATATTGTTGAATATTTGTTTGTAAGTAGTAGATTTGCCGCTTTTTGAAGCCTTATTGACTTTATACTTTCATAAATATTTTTTCCAAACTCTTCTTTAAATATTCTTTGCATATGAAATTTACTTATTTGTAAATCATAGCTTAACTCTTCAATATCGATATGTGTATCAATATGGGTATAAATATAAAACATAATGTCATTTGCTATTTTTGTTCTTTTTTGTAATGTTTGTTTTTTCATAAAATATATTTTAGCACATATTAATTATGAAATTATTATAAATAAACAAAAAATAAAGCACAAATGAACAATAAAACTAGCAATAAAGAGGAAGAAATATTTTTTTTATAAGTTTAAAATAAGAAGTAATTTTTTTATAGGAAGAATCATGGGAAAAATATCAAAAGTTTTAATAGCAAATAGGGGAGAGATCGCACTAAGAATTATAAGAGCATGTAAAGAATTAGATATTACAAGTGTTGCGATTTTTTCAGAAGTAGATGTAGAAGGTGTTTGGGTTAAAAAAGCAGATGAATGCTATCCAATTATGGGCGATGTTATAAAAGCATATTTAGATTATGATGTAATAATTTCAATTGCTAAAAAAGCAAATTGTGATGCAATTCATCCTGGATATGGATTTTTAAGTGAAAATGCAGATTTTGCAAAAGCTTGCGAAGATAATGGAATAATATTTATAGGTCCAAAACCAGAACATATTGCACTGTTTGGTGATAAAATGGCATCAAAAGTTGCAATGAAAGAAGTGGGAGTTCCTGTATTAGAAGGAACAGATGAACCAATTGACAATGTAAATGAAGCACAAAAAATAGCAGAAGATATTGGATTTCCTGTAATTATAAAAGCTGCCTTTGGTGGTGGAGGTAGAGGAATGAGAATTGTAAGAAGTAAAAAAGAGTTCAAAGAGATGTTTGAAAGTGCAACAAATGAATCAATTAAATATTTTGGTAGAGGTGAAGTTTTTATTGAAAAATTTGTTGAAAATCCAAGACATATAGAGGTTCAAGTAATTGCAGATAAATTTGGAAATGTTTTACACTTGGGTGAAAGGGATTGTTCTATTCAAAGAAGACATCAAAAAGTAATTGAAATTGCTCCATCTCCAAGATTAAATCCATCTGCTAGAAAAGAACTTTATAGAATTGCCACAAAAGCGATGTTCAAACTTGGATATGAAAGTGTAGGAACAGTTGAGTTTTTACTTGATAGTGAAGATAATATATATTTTATAGAAATGAATACAAGAGTTCAAGTAGAACACCCCGTTACAGAGATAACTTCAGGCGTTGATATTATTCAAAGAATGATTCAAATAGCAGAGGGTGATAAACTTCAAATGTTACAAGAAGATATTAAATTTAGAGGTTATGCAATAGAGTTTAGAATAAATGCAGAAAATCCTCAAAAGAATTTTATGCCATCAGTTGGTACAATAACAAAATATTTAACTCCAGGTGGTCCTGGTGTAAGACTTGATACTGCAATTTATTCAGGATATAAAGTTCCTGCAAACTATGATTCTATGGTGGGTAAATTAATTGTATGGTCATTAGATTGGGATGGTGCTGTTAAAAAAGCAAGAAGAGCACTTGATGAGTTTTATATTGAAGGTTTTCCTACTAATATCTCTTTACATAGAGAAATTGTACGGGATGAAGATTTTAAAAATGGAAAATTTACAACAAGTTATTTAGATGAAAAATTGGAAACTTTTACTTTAAGTGGTGAACAACATATTAAAGAAGAAGAGGAAAAAGTTGCAAGAATTGTATCTTTTATTTCAAAATTAAAAGAGAAAAATATTAAAACAAAACAGTAATTAAGGTTATAAAAATGGGGTTTGAACAATTAATACAGGGGAATTTAACTTTTAAAAATTCAAGATTTAAAGATTATAAAGATGATTTTAATACATTAGTTGAAAAAGGACAAAAACCAGAAGTATTATTTATAGGATGTAGTGATAGTAGGGTTGTTCCTGATTTGATAATGGATTCTAAACCAGGTGATATGTTTATTATAAGAAATGTGGGGAACTTTGTTCCTCCTTTTGAAGCAGATCATGACTTTCATGGAAGTTCTGCTGCAATTGAATTTGCTGTAAGTGTATTAAATGTTAAACATATTATTGTTTGTGGTCACTCTTATTGTGGTGCTTGTAGAACACTTTATAAAAATATTGATGATAATGATATTGGATTAGTTCATGTAAAAAAATGGTTAGAGCTTGGTCAAAAAGCAAAAAATTATGTTTTAAATAACTATTTAGATTTATCAGCTGAAGAAATATATACAAAAACAGAAAAAACTTCAATTGTATATCAATTACAAAATCTTTTAACATATCCAGAAATTAAAAAAAGAGTAGAAGAAAAAACTCTTGAAGTTCATGGTTGGTATTATAGAATTCAAGATGGAACAATTTTATATTATGATACTTCAGATGAGAAGTTTAAAGAATTAGAAGAAAAAAAGACTCATTAAGAGTCTTTTATACAAGCTTTTCTTCAGTGATAATTACACCATCACAATCAGCATAAATATAATCACCGCTATTAACTTTTATACCTTCAAAATTTAGTTCTATATCTCTTGCAGAATTAGTTTTTTCAAAGTTTCTTTGGGGACAAGTTCCAATTGCGTATAATCCAACATCGATATTTACTGTTTCATTTGTATCTCTTACATAACCATTTATAATAATTGCTTCATAGTTGTTATTTTTTGCAAATGCCATTAATCTATCACCAACAATTCCATAGTATGCTTGATCAACATCTACAACAACAACTTTTCCGTCACCTTTTTCATCTTTTAACATAGAAAGTAGTAACCAGTTGCTTTTATCTAATTTTACAGTAATTACTTCACCTTGGAAGTTTGTTTTCCCTCCATATGATTTAAATTTTGGAGAAAGTACTTGTATTTTAGCTTTATCTCTAAAGTCATCGCATATATCAGCAGTGCTAATACTCATAATAATCCTTTTTGTTTATCTAGCCACAAAGATTATATAAAAATCATGTGTATATAAAGTGTTGAATTTAGTAAAATATAGAATAAAATTTAAGCTTAATTTTATTTATTAAAACTAATTAAAGTTTTAAAATCACTTTTATAGAAAAAAGAACAAAAAATTGTTAAAATGAGAAAATCTTAATAAAAAGAGTTCTTATGAATGAATTGTTAAATGTGATATTGATATTTTTAATTGTTTTTGCTGGTTACTTATTATTAAAAAAATATTTTTTTATTTCTCCTAAACATAAAAATAAAGAGGATAAAAAAGAAGAAATTATAAAAGCTTATGAAAATGAAATGATTAAGATTTTATCTGAAAATAAACAAAACAATGATCTTTTATTAAAAAAGAAAAAAGAGTTTTTAATAAGAGCAAATCAAGAATTATCAATGAACATATATTTTGATAAAACTGAAATACAACAAATTGTTCAAAGATTAATAAATATAAAAATTGATTAAAATTTTTTTTATATGATATAATTGAATTAGAAACTATTATTACAAGGAGAATGCCATGGAACTAAAAGGTATAACAATAGATTTTGATGATAAGAAGACTTGTGGATTACTCCCTGATTTATGTTTTGAGTGGGATGAAAAATTTGAAGAATTAGAAGATAACCAAAAATTGATTAAATATTGGGAAAACAATATAAATAAAGTTTTATCTCAAACTAAAAATATAATAACTGGTACAATTAATTCAAGAGCAATTATCTGTTCTGCAAATGACGAAGCTATAAAAATTATAAAAGAGACTTTTAAAGATTTGGAACTGTCAACTATATCTTATGAAGAGTTAATGCAATGTGAAAGTTGTCTTTCTCATAACTACTTAGATAATGACTTTAATAAAGAAAAATAGATAATTATTTCTATTTTTCTTTGTATTCTGGTTACAAATCTTTTTTAATACTTTCTATTTCGTTTTAATCAAGCAATCTCTTAATTAAATATATTATAATGATTTAAAATCAATTGTTAAGGACTAGTGTATGAAGAAAACTATGATATACATATGTATAGTTGCAGTTATTGCATTGCTTTTATCAAATAGTGATAAAAAACATGAAAAACTGGCTCATTGGGGGTATGCTGGTAAAGAAGCTCCTATAAATTGGGCTAATCTTGATGCAAGATATAATATGTGTAAAGATGGTAAACATCAATCTCCTATTAATATCACAAGAGAGGATATAATAGACTCAAACTTAGGCGATGTTACATATTATGATGACTCAATTGCAAGCAATTTTGAAAATAATGGGCACACTTTAAAAGTAAATTTTAAAAGTGGAAATATGATTGAATATGCTTCAAAAGAGTATGCATTATTACAAATGCATTTTCATACACCAAGCGAAAATCAAATTAATGGTAAAAGTTTTCCAATGGAAGCTCATTTTGTTCATAAAGACTCAAAAGGAAATTTACTTGTAATTGCAGTAATGTTTGAAATAACGGATGATTCAAATGTGATAATTAGTAAACTTCTTAAAAATCTTCCTTCAAAAGTAGGTGATAAAAAAGATTTAAAAGCTGATATTTATGGATATGATATTTTACCAGAAGATAGAGATTTTTATAGTTTTGATGGTTCTTTAACTACTCCACCTTGTAGTGAAGGTGTAAAATGGATAGTATTAAAAAATCCTGTTAATATATCGGTTAGTCAATTAGAAAAGTTTAAAAATATAATGCAAGAAAACAATAGACCAATTCAAGAACAAAATAATAGATATATTTTAGAATAGAGATAACTATTTGTTATCTTTATTCTCTTTTTCTTCTATTATATTAATCTTTTTAATTTCATTTTGATTTTCAATGGAGTTATTTATATTATTAGTGTTGTTTGTACCATTTAATGATGCTATCAATTTAGCTTCCGTCTCTTTTGATCTGAAGCTGCATTACAAGCAGAACTTGAATCTCATCTTACAACAGAGATAAATAAAAATAGAAAAAATGGTAAATCTACCAAAACTATGAAAAGTAGTGTTGGTGAATTTGAACTTGATGTTCCAAGAGATAGAAATGGTTCTTATGAACCTCAAATTGTTAGAAAACATCAAACACACATTTCAGAACATATAGAGCAAAAGATTTTATTTATATGCTTTAGGTAACAGCTATAGTCAAATATCTGAACATATTGAAGAGATATATGGTATTGAATTTTCCAAAGCTACAATAAGTGCTGTTACAGATAAAGTAATACCATTACTCAAAGAGTTGCAACAAAGACCGTTAGAATAAATCTATCCATTTATGTGGCTTGATGCAATACACTATAAAATAAAAGAGAATGGTAGATATGTTTCAAAAGCAGTTTATACTATCCTTAGTGTTGGACTAAATGGTAAAAAAGAGATACTTGGATTGTATCTTTCAGAAAATGAGGGTGCAAACTTTTGGTTGCAGGTTTTAACTGATTTAAACAACCGTGGAGTACAAGATATACTTATCGCTTCTATAGATGGGTTAAAAGGATTTTCAGAAGCTATAAATGCAATATTTCCTAATACTGAATTACAACTTTGTATAGTTCATCAAATTAGAAATGTTGCTTCAAAAAACCAAAAAGAGTTTATGAAAGATTTGAAACTTGTTTATCAAGCTATATCAAAAGAAGCAGCAGAGGAAGCTATTGTTCAACTTGAGGATAAGTGGGGCAAGAAATATCCTATCGTGATTCAATCTTGGAAAAATAAATGGGAGAATCTATCTGCTTATCTTAAATATCCTGAAGATATTAGAAAAATTATCTATACAACAAATATCATTGAATCTGTTCATAGGCAGTTTAGAAAGCTAACTAAAACTAAAGGGGCATTTCCGAATGAAAATTCACTTTTAAAACTTTTATATATGGGAATCCAAAATGCTTCTAAAAAATGGACTATGCCAATGAGAAATTGGTCACTTACAGTTTCTCAACTTGCTATATTTTTTGAGGGAAGGCTTGAAGAGAAATTAGATTTGTAATTTAAACAAGTGGTTTTTATTGTTCCAAAACTCTAAAAGGTTTAAGAAAATTTAATATTTAGACTTTTTGAACACTTTGAGGATCACGGTAAACTTATAATTGATACCTGTGTTCCAAATATAAGAGATTGAGTAAGAAACAATTCAATATCTTGTATTCTATTTAGCGTTTACAAATCTACAAGTTCCCGAAACTTTAATTGAACTATTGGGAACCTCGTTAAAACTAACAAACAATTGAGATGGTTGTTTCATATCAAATCCTTGTAAAATCTCAATTTCTCCTGATTTTTTAATTCCCATACTTCTTAAATATTCTCCTAAAGAAATCGCCGCAGAACCAGTTGCAGGGTCTTCATATACACCACCATAAGCAAAAGCATTTCTTGAATGAAATAAATTTTTATTCTCTTCCCATAAAATATTAATAGTAACAATATTTTTATTTATCATTAGCTCTTTTACTTCTTCAAAATCATATTTCATTTCTTGAAGTGTATTTTTATTTTTAACAAATAAAATTAGATTATTTATTCCTGAAAAAGATACTTTTATTGGATATTTTTCATTTAAATCATTTCTAGTAAATGAAAAAGCACCAATAATATTATTTATGTAATCTTCTTCAATCTCATATGTATATGTTTTCACAGAATTTATACTTGTAAAAATTTTATTATTATTTTTAGTAACTTCAATTTGTATTTTGTCATCATTTAAAACTAAATCATACATACCTAAGCCAAATTTTTGACCAAGTACAAATCCACTTGCAATTGTTGCATGACCACAAAAAACTATTTCTGTTTCAGGTGAGAAGTATCTTATTCTAAAAGAATTACCTTGTTTAAGTAAAAATGCTGTTTCTGAATAATTAATCTCTTTGGCAATTTCAAGCATTTGTTTTTCACTTAATGTTTCATCTAAAATCAATACACCTGCAGGATTGCCACCTCTATTTTCATATGCAAAGGCAGATACTTTTTCTACTTTCAATATTAAGCTCTTTTTGTATTTGCCATAAAAATTGCAGCTAAAATAAGTAATCCACCTGTTATTCTATTTTGTATTTTTATTGCTTTTACATCTTTTAATAAAAATTTCAATTTTGATGCAAGAGAAGAATAACATGTCATTACAAAAATATCTAATACACTCAATGTAACAGCAAGAATCATAAATTGAAAAAATATTGATTCATTAGGATTAATAAATTGAGGAATAAAAGCCACTAAAAATATTGTTGCTTTTACATTTGTCAGATTTATTAAAATAGAACTAAAAAAAGCTTTTTTAGGATTATATGAATTTATTTTTTCTTGTTCATCAACCAACTCAACTTTTTCAAAAATTTTACTTAATCCAAAATATACTAAATAAGCTACACCAATCCATTTGATAATATTAAAAACCATTACAGATTTAGTTATAATCGCTCCTAATCCAACAACTACAATAAAGGCTTGAATTAGATATCCAACTTGTAATCCTAAAATTGCAGGATAAGATTTTTTAAGTCCATATTTTAATCCATAATTCATCGAAACTACTGCTCCAACTCCTGGAGAAAGAGATACAACAAAGGTTGCTATCGCAAAAGTTAACCAAATATGAAATTCCATCTTATTTTCCTTTTTTTAATATTTTTTTATAATTATATTTAGTAAAGTCTTAATTTACAATTACTGTATTTTAGGTAAGTAATAGAAAATTATTCTTTTGATATAAGTATTTTTTATTTCAATGTCTGTACTTTTTGGTACAAATTGTTTCACTAAAATAGACTATGTTACAATTTCATCATCTATCGGCTACTGACACAAAATTCTGAACAGTCTCTAGAATAGAGATAACTATTTGTTATCTTTATTCTCTTTTTCTTCTATTATATTAATCTTTTTAATTTCATTTTGATTTTCAATGGAGTTATTTATATTATTAGTGTTGTTTGTACCATTTAATGATGCTATCAATTTAGCTTCCGTCTCTGGTTTTAAATCGCCTTTTGCAATAGTATCTAAGATTTTATTTGCAATTTGGAGTTTAGCTTCCGTCTCTTTTGATCTGAAGTATTTTTCCATATTATCTTCATATGCTCTTAACTTATCTTTTCTTCTGTTGTTTAAATAATAAAAAAGTATTACTGCTAAAATTAGTAAAACGAATCCAGCTAATAATATAAGATATAAATCTAACTCTTTTTGTTGCTCTTTTTCAAGTTTTAGAAGTTCAAACTCCAATCTTTTCTCTCTATTTATAGCTTTCACTTTCTCTTTTTCTATTTTTATTTTTTCTTTTTCTATTTGAGATTTTATTTTTTCTATTTCTATATCTTTTTTATTATCTAATTCAGCTTTTTTTTCTTCAAGTTTAGCTTCAGCTTCTTTTTCTTTAATCTCTTTATTTTGATTTAATTCTTTTTCTTTTAAGTCTAATTCTTTTTGTTTTAGAGCTATTTGTGCATCAAACTCTTTTTGTTTTAACTCTTTTGCTTGTTGTAATTCTTTTTGTTTTAATGCAATCTCTTCATCACTTGGTCCAAACATATCACAACCACTAAAGAGTAAAGCAATTAAAAAAATTGGTAATATAAAAAATTTGTTCAAATCTAATCCTTAATATTGACAATTAGAATATAGCATAATTGTGGTAATTTTTTATTGAAAATTTAATATATAAACATCTCTTTGTTTTCTTGAATCAGTAGTCTTTACACTTTTTAAATAATTAAATCCTAGTGATTTTATAGTTTTTATTGAAGCAGTATTATTAGTATCAACAAGTGCAAGTGCTTTTTTTGCTTTTAGTTTATCTTTTATAAAATCAATTTGAGCTTGACCTATCTCTTTTGCAAATCCTTTTTTCCAAAATCTTTTAGCTAAAATAAATCCAATTTCATAATCAATTTCATCTAAATACTCACATTGCAAAACTCCACCAAGTCCTATTATTTCATTTGTATCTTTTTTTTCAATAATACTAAGACCAATCTTGTCTTTAAAATTGCAATTGTTGTTTATGAAATTTTTTGTTTGTTCGTAAGAAAAATTTTCATTACCAAATGTGTATTTCACAACATCACTACACTTAAATACATCTTCATATAAAGTATCAATATCTAATTTGGTAAAAGTTCTAAGTATAAGTCTTTTTGTAGTTAATATAGTCAAGTTATTTCCTAATATATGGAATAAGTTCCATATATTAAGATAATCTTGCTAATTGTTCAATTATATTTTTTGCTGTTTCTTCATTTAGAGGTTTGTCATAAGAAGTTAAAATCTCTCTAGCCAAAATATTTGCACCTAAGTGTTGGAACATAATTCTCATAGCTTGAAGTCCTTTTGCACCACCACCGCCACTGTGTGTTGCAAGTGCTACAATTTTTTCATTAAATGCATCTCTCCAACTTGGTGTACTTCTCGAAGTCCATGCCATTGCATTATTTAGCACAGGAGGCATAACTCCATTGTATTCTGGTGCAACAACAATAAATGCTTTTAAATCAAGGATTTTATTTGCTAAGTCTAAAGCTTCAGAAGGTAAACCATTTCTCTCTTCTTCAACTGTTGAGTATAAAGGTAAGTTTAAAGCAACTAAATCAATAAACTCAACTTCATGTCCTAATTCATGTGCTAATTCTTCTAATCTTCTACCTAATTTTATATTACTTACAGCACTAGCCACTAAAATTCCAATTTTTGCCATAAAATCTCCTAATATTTTTTAAATTGCAAAATTATACTCTTAAAAATTTAAAAAATCTTTGTAGTCAATAATTAATATCAAAAATAAGGTTAAAATAGAAATAGTAAAAAAGTTATTTATTAAAAATGAATATATAAAGATATTGTAAAGTTTGATTTGATTGTGAAAAAAAGTTTTGAAGTTTGATTATTATAAGTGGTGCGAATGGTGAGAATCGAACTCACACTCCCAAAACGGGAACGGGATTTTAAGTCCCGCGCGTCTACCAGTTCCGCCACACTCGCACAAATAATAAATAAAAAAAGTGGTGGCGCGGGGCAGAATCGAACTGCCGACACAAGGATTTTCAGTCCTTTGCTCTACCGACTGAGCTACCGAGCCACTGTTAAACTTAAGTGGTGGTGAGAGAAGGATTTGAACCTTCGAAGCCATAGGCGGGAGATTTACAGTCTCCTGGATTTGACCACTCTCCAACCTCACCGATTGTTAAGTTTTATGTCGCTTTATTGTTAAGCGGGTGGAATTATAATAGTTACTATATTAAAACAAGCTGAAAATATTAAAAAGTATAAAAAAAAGTTATAAATTTCAATATTGTTTAATATTATTATTTTTTAGCCATTCATTTTGAAGTTGTTTTAATTTTCTCATTGGAAGTTTTTTCTTATTTTTTTTAGGATGAGTTATTTTATTGATTTGTGTACTTTCACCAGAATAGTCTAAGTGTAGTTCTGCCATATTTAAAGCATCTATTGTTCTTGTTGCTGCTACATAATATATATTTAGTTCTTCATTTACTTTAAGATTATTAAATTTATTTTTCTTATTTACTATTTGTTTATTTGAAATAAAGTCATCATCACACATAACTACTTGTGAATATTGCATACCTTTTGATTTGTGTGCTGTTGTAAAGATAATATCAGCATTATTTTTATTCATAGTAAGATTTTCTTTAATTTGTTTGTTTATATCAAATATATTATCGTTATAAGTATTTATAAATTTTATAATATTTATGTATTCTTGATTTTTAGTATCTTTTGCATACTCTTCTAGATCTTCAATTGAGATAAATTCTTTTATCTCATCAACTGTTATTTTGTCATATTTTTTCTGTTTTAGATAAAAAATAGAGTAAACTGTTTGATTCATAAAAGAGTATGAGCTATAGCCACCTTCAAAGTATATTTTGTAATCTTTTTTTTGATTTAAAAATTTTATTACTTCTTTTATTAGAGCAAAACTGCTTCTACTTATCACACAAAACTGTTTATTATAATCAACTACATTTTTTCCTACTTTAGAGACTTTATTCTCAAGACCAAAGATTTTTAATTTTTTTAATTCATTCTTTTCATAAATCTCATTTAAGTT from Malaciobacter molluscorum LMG 25693 includes:
- a CDS encoding LysE family transporter; amino-acid sequence: MEFHIWLTFAIATFVVSLSPGVGAVVSMNYGLKYGLKKSYPAILGLQVGYLIQAFIVVVGLGAIITKSVMVFNIIKWIGVAYLVYFGLSKIFEKVELVDEQEKINSYNPKKAFFSSILINLTNVKATIFLVAFIPQFINPNESIFFQFMILAVTLSVLDIFVMTCYSSLASKLKFLLKDVKAIKIQNRITGGLLILAAIFMANTKRA
- a CDS encoding PhzF family phenazine biosynthesis protein, translated to MKVEKVSAFAYENRGGNPAGVLILDETLSEKQMLEIAKEINYSETAFLLKQGNSFRIRYFSPETEIVFCGHATIASGFVLGQKFGLGMYDLVLNDDKIQIEVTKNNNKIFTSINSVKTYTYEIEEDYINNIIGAFSFTRNDLNEKYPIKVSFSGINNLILFVKNKNTLQEMKYDFEEVKELMINKNIVTINILWEENKNLFHSRNAFAYGGVYEDPATGSAAISLGEYLRSMGIKKSGEIEILQGFDMKQPSQLFVSFNEVPNSSIKVSGTCRFVNAK
- a CDS encoding TlpA family protein disulfide reductase produces the protein MKKLYLILLIPIVLIFSGCNNEDESSAVVIKDSQSFKDLKKQSNKEYKLKTIQGKDIILIVDNGVLKSNDAQLKGKMVLINFWATWCPPCIKEIPILNRLYDDYKNDFVIIGVLYEKNKDLDELKLFMEEHNMKFPVSVNGDENFRMAKNINNVKKIPESYLYGKDGKIIEKYIGLVDEESLENHIKNGIK
- a CDS encoding DsbA family protein, producing the protein MKNKNLVILSLGLIVVLFIAGAYFFKQTKTNKLGNLSDTNKAPFVRDNSVSFGNANAKITIIEFMDPQCGSCAAFHPIVEAVFKEYFQDTKIVYRYLANHQYSKYAIKILEAARLQGKYKEALEIIYKTQRAWANINNPQPELIWEYLETSSVNIKKLKEDFSTINIDKMLKTSREDAKALNVQGTPTIFVNTKELEQLSYKSLVKLVEDEIIKEGTK
- a CDS encoding carbonic anhydrase; amino-acid sequence: MKKTMIYICIVAVIALLLSNSDKKHEKLAHWGYAGKEAPINWANLDARYNMCKDGKHQSPINITREDIIDSNLGDVTYYDDSIASNFENNGHTLKVNFKSGNMIEYASKEYALLQMHFHTPSENQINGKSFPMEAHFVHKDSKGNLLVIAVMFEITDDSNVIISKLLKNLPSKVGDKKDLKADIYGYDILPEDRDFYSFDGSLTTPPCSEGVKWIVLKNPVNISVSQLEKFKNIMQENNRPIQEQNNRYILE
- a CDS encoding AraC family transcriptional regulator, which gives rise to MKKQTLQKRTKIANDIMFYIYTHIDTHIDIEELSYDLQISKFHMQRIFKEEFGKNIYESIKSIRLQKAANLLLTNKYSTISNIANLCGYSSQSSFIKAFKQRFDMSPKQWKNYGYKEYSNKILQQSKSALKSNADFSKLTPKIVKMPTLDSFYIRNKGYNVNVKETWQKLHTLILNNDLKNYKQIALLHDNPTITPLNECQYIACIVPENKDDVKSDRLPNFKISDGVYAKFDLEGVHGDMLKFIHWVYHEWLVNSEYETTTKPSYAVYYKNNFLSDDNRFKMSFYVSIKY
- a CDS encoding carbonic anhydrase codes for the protein MGFEQLIQGNLTFKNSRFKDYKDDFNTLVEKGQKPEVLFIGCSDSRVVPDLIMDSKPGDMFIIRNVGNFVPPFEADHDFHGSSAAIEFAVSVLNVKHIIVCGHSYCGACRTLYKNIDDNDIGLVHVKKWLELGQKAKNYVLNNYLDLSAEEIYTKTEKTSIVYQLQNLLTYPEIKKRVEEKTLEVHGWYYRIQDGTILYYDTSDEKFKELEEKKTH
- a CDS encoding acetyl-CoA carboxylase biotin carboxylase subunit, producing MGKISKVLIANRGEIALRIIRACKELDITSVAIFSEVDVEGVWVKKADECYPIMGDVIKAYLDYDVIISIAKKANCDAIHPGYGFLSENADFAKACEDNGIIFIGPKPEHIALFGDKMASKVAMKEVGVPVLEGTDEPIDNVNEAQKIAEDIGFPVIIKAAFGGGGRGMRIVRSKKEFKEMFESATNESIKYFGRGEVFIEKFVENPRHIEVQVIADKFGNVLHLGERDCSIQRRHQKVIEIAPSPRLNPSARKELYRIATKAMFKLGYESVGTVEFLLDSEDNIYFIEMNTRVQVEHPVTEITSGVDIIQRMIQIAEGDKLQMLQEDIKFRGYAIEFRINAENPQKNFMPSVGTITKYLTPGGPGVRLDTAIYSGYKVPANYDSMVGKLIVWSLDWDGAVKKARRALDEFYIEGFPTNISLHREIVRDEDFKNGKFTTSYLDEKLETFTLSGEQHIKEEEEKVARIVSFISKLKEKNIKTKQ
- the rraA gene encoding ribonuclease E activity regulator RraA; translated protein: MSISTADICDDFRDKAKIQVLSPKFKSYGGKTNFQGEVITVKLDKSNWLLLSMLKDEKGDGKVVVVDVDQAYYGIVGDRLMAFAKNNNYEAIIINGYVRDTNETVNIDVGLYAIGTCPQRNFEKTNSARDIELNFEGIKVNSGDYIYADCDGVIITEEKLV